From Desulfotignum phosphitoxidans DSM 13687, one genomic window encodes:
- a CDS encoding type IV pilus secretin PilQ produces the protein MAFFQRDTMIERGLNRMLMLILVLVLGAGCTSLKSGTPESTGTLIQNDTRSPVNYLHKVEMSTSDDQVSIHIKTEQTPAYTSIKQDFPLGVAVYLPDTVFSPDFVAPRTSAGPVAAIRSEYADTEKTTIRLEMLLNQDLAYEVLEEANGLQVVLNLPDSRINTASVSNPEINTSAQNTQLPQVSAPSSEPSPARVTNIEFNPDETGYADIQVTTTESVPYDTAWKTEDQLDLILYNARIPEPLQRPLLTRYTGTAVDSVTPYPGSVDDTDARIEIRIREKVPYQVVQDENRIFLRFDPVYPVSSAGDAFNPAALKQPAPVGLAAINTDPPEYSGEKIKLDFFDTDIKNVFRILRSVSGLNFAVDKDVQGKVTMTLEKPVPWDQVLDLVLKMNGLGKKMEGDVVRIATIQTLRQEEKDEQEAIDAQKKALEQKKSLEPLITEYIPISYSNAKTEIEPHITSLLTPERGTVSVDQRSNMVIVTDTREKVDQIQEMIYRLDTVTPQIMIEAKIVEVTKEFSRDIGIGWNLTNDPAISSGFVNDMNVSVNTPIGDGGMNGDFSFFRLFGASRLALNAKLAASEARGDVKIVSSPRILTLDNKEARIKQGLEYPFQVVKDDDVSTEFKEINLELVVTPHVTPDERISMQVFLTKNDVAGIATTGEPYLNTNEAKTELLVNDNDTVVIGGIVKTTNTNNDDGLPFLSGIPIIGNMLFGSNRKEDNRNELLIFLTPSIVQLEQKRQPARSSD, from the coding sequence ATGGCTTTTTTTCAGCGTGACACCATGATTGAGCGGGGACTGAACCGGATGCTGATGCTGATATTGGTTCTGGTGCTTGGGGCCGGATGCACATCGTTGAAATCCGGGACACCGGAATCCACCGGGACCTTGATTCAAAATGACACCCGCAGTCCGGTCAATTATCTTCATAAAGTGGAAATGTCAACGTCTGATGATCAGGTTTCCATCCATATTAAAACCGAGCAAACGCCGGCCTATACCTCCATTAAACAGGATTTTCCCTTAGGCGTCGCCGTTTATCTGCCGGATACGGTATTTTCCCCGGATTTTGTGGCCCCCCGCACGTCTGCCGGCCCCGTGGCAGCCATCCGGTCCGAATACGCGGACACGGAAAAAACGACCATCCGGCTCGAAATGCTGCTGAATCAGGACCTGGCCTATGAGGTGCTGGAAGAAGCAAACGGGTTGCAGGTGGTGCTGAATCTTCCTGATTCCCGAATCAATACGGCATCTGTATCAAACCCGGAAATAAACACATCCGCCCAGAATACGCAATTGCCGCAGGTGTCTGCCCCGTCATCCGAACCATCCCCAGCCCGGGTGACGAACATTGAATTCAATCCTGATGAAACCGGTTATGCAGACATACAGGTGACCACGACCGAGTCGGTGCCCTATGACACGGCCTGGAAAACAGAGGATCAACTGGACCTGATTCTTTATAATGCCCGGATACCTGAGCCTTTGCAGCGTCCTTTGCTGACACGATACACGGGCACCGCGGTTGACAGTGTCACCCCATATCCGGGATCGGTTGATGATACGGATGCAAGAATTGAAATTCGGATCCGGGAAAAAGTCCCCTACCAGGTGGTCCAGGATGAAAATCGGATTTTTCTGCGATTTGATCCTGTTTATCCGGTGTCCTCAGCTGGAGATGCTTTTAATCCGGCTGCCCTGAAGCAACCTGCTCCGGTCGGTCTGGCAGCGATTAACACAGATCCGCCCGAATATTCCGGAGAAAAGATCAAGCTGGATTTTTTTGACACGGACATTAAAAATGTGTTCCGGATACTTCGGAGTGTCAGTGGATTGAATTTTGCCGTGGACAAGGATGTCCAGGGGAAGGTCACCATGACCCTGGAAAAACCGGTTCCCTGGGACCAGGTGCTGGACCTGGTGTTGAAAATGAACGGACTGGGCAAAAAAATGGAGGGGGATGTGGTACGCATTGCCACCATTCAGACATTGAGGCAGGAAGAAAAAGATGAGCAGGAGGCCATTGATGCTCAGAAAAAAGCCCTGGAACAGAAAAAAAGCCTGGAACCTTTGATTACAGAATATATTCCCATCAGCTATTCCAATGCCAAAACAGAGATTGAACCGCATATCACCTCCCTGCTGACGCCGGAGCGGGGAACTGTTTCCGTGGATCAGCGCAGCAATATGGTCATTGTGACGGATACCCGGGAGAAAGTGGATCAGATTCAGGAAATGATTTACCGTCTGGATACCGTGACTCCCCAGATCATGATTGAAGCCAAAATTGTGGAAGTCACCAAAGAATTTTCCAGGGACATCGGCATCGGCTGGAACCTGACCAATGATCCCGCGATCTCTTCCGGGTTTGTCAATGATATGAATGTGTCCGTGAATACCCCCATCGGTGATGGTGGGATGAACGGAGATTTTTCATTTTTCCGGCTCTTTGGTGCCTCTCGACTGGCATTGAACGCAAAGCTGGCAGCATCCGAGGCAAGAGGCGATGTAAAAATCGTATCTTCGCCACGCATATTGACATTAGACAACAAGGAAGCCAGGATAAAACAGGGGTTGGAATATCCCTTTCAGGTAGTGAAGGATGATGACGTTTCAACGGAATTCAAAGAAATTAATCTGGAACTGGTCGTTACCCCCCATGTGACCCCGGATGAACGTATTTCCATGCAGGTCTTTTTGACAAAAAATGATGTTGCCGGAATCGCCACAACGGGTGAGCCTTACCTGAATACCAACGAAGCCAAGACGGAACTGCTGGTAAATGATAATGACACCGTGGTGATCGGAGGAATTGTCAAAACGACAAATACCAATAATGACGATGGCCTGCCTTTTTTGTCCGGAATACCGATCATTGGTAATATGCTTTTTGGCAGCAACCGGAAGGAAGATAATCGAAATGAACTGCTGATTTTTCTGACCCCGTCCATTGTCCAACTGGAACAGAAACGGCAACCCGCCCGCAGTTCAGATTAG
- a CDS encoding tetratricopeptide repeat protein, with product MKQSLCCIFLLGISICACVTATKEDTQLAEAIQIQGEAFLMQGDYTAALSRLLEARKMRPEDPYILNSLGLAYMGKNRDDLAIPVFKTARALKPDYTEALNNLGAAHLRQKEWDLAIKAFKDVLEDLLYPTPQFPLSNLGRAYLEKQDYMQAETYFSQALDLSPGFVTAAHGLSVVFLETGRENDAIEFLTARLMENPESALLHADLARAYEAKGWTNEARQSWQNVLHYAQKNSELKKTAAKRLSALD from the coding sequence ATGAAACAATCACTATGCTGCATTTTTCTGCTTGGTATTTCCATCTGTGCCTGCGTCACTGCGACCAAAGAGGATACCCAACTGGCGGAAGCCATCCAGATACAGGGAGAAGCGTTTCTGATGCAGGGAGACTATACGGCGGCCCTGTCCAGACTGCTGGAAGCCCGCAAAATGCGCCCTGAAGATCCGTATATATTGAACAGCCTGGGGCTGGCCTACATGGGAAAAAACAGGGATGACCTGGCCATTCCCGTTTTCAAGACAGCCCGGGCCCTGAAACCGGATTACACGGAAGCCCTGAACAATCTAGGTGCGGCCCATCTGCGGCAAAAGGAATGGGATTTAGCCATCAAAGCATTTAAAGATGTGCTTGAAGATCTGCTGTATCCCACGCCTCAATTTCCGCTGTCCAATCTGGGAAGGGCCTATCTGGAAAAACAGGATTACATGCAAGCTGAAACCTATTTTTCCCAGGCCCTGGATCTGTCTCCCGGATTTGTGACGGCGGCCCATGGACTGTCTGTGGTGTTTCTTGAAACCGGGCGGGAAAATGATGCCATCGAATTTTTAACGGCCCGGCTTATGGAGAATCCGGAATCCGCGCTTCTGCATGCGGACCTGGCCCGGGCCTATGAGGCAAAAGGATGGACAAATGAAGCCAGGCAGTCCTGGCAGAATGTACTGCATTATGCCCAAAAAAATTCCGAATTAAAAAAAACCGCCGCCAAGCGTCTGTCTGCTTTAGACTAA
- a CDS encoding LysM peptidoglycan-binding domain-containing protein, protein MICIFLALTGMGQSQGVQHIKTSYKHYSIFSYQGQDVLCEPYIVQKNDWLYKIFKKKGEISEQDFPLFISIFKQLNPHIHNIDTITTGARILIPLKITDKNDYTVDREGNIKIPVVEFHDTVESAESLVSFSEYIIAPGDTISALLDPVFLNKGGRITRKGQTLFYQLNPHIKNIHRIHPGDRVKIPVPSTQKISSDPPPTDTPPPTTTAISSIQLQRLQDYADAINGRLIHQGKLYFPGRNGQKQVELDLSATPVIETKEPPKTVLIVSHPSPQNPLQNKAVRQTISSYWKHVKIQPIETIFHKRVQLKPQPSFQEHHLSREQIFQILTHAGYDYIPEETIRFHVNQIPVSARLDRVKIPNQPDLLLNFGTVYGQGIDAIEQMAFKIVSFSWKQDRQKQIQHLLSALGYQVWHNPCFTYQGTVETLAGVYGEQSSNRVFVSSSPITPVIRSFLESRQIQHIFLQP, encoded by the coding sequence GTGATCTGCATATTCCTTGCGCTGACAGGAATGGGCCAGAGCCAGGGTGTTCAACACATAAAAACATCTTATAAACATTATTCCATCTTCAGTTACCAGGGCCAAGATGTCCTGTGTGAACCCTATATTGTCCAAAAAAATGACTGGCTGTATAAAATTTTCAAAAAAAAGGGAGAAATCTCTGAACAGGATTTCCCTTTATTTATTTCCATTTTCAAACAGCTCAACCCCCATATTCACAACATCGATACCATCACCACCGGAGCCCGGATCCTTATTCCCTTAAAAATCACAGACAAAAACGATTACACAGTGGACAGGGAGGGCAATATTAAAATCCCGGTGGTGGAGTTTCATGACACAGTTGAATCTGCAGAATCTCTGGTGTCTTTTTCTGAATATATCATTGCGCCCGGAGACACCATATCTGCATTGCTGGATCCTGTTTTTTTGAACAAGGGCGGCCGCATTACCCGGAAAGGGCAAACACTTTTTTATCAATTAAATCCGCATATCAAAAACATTCACCGGATTCACCCGGGAGACCGGGTAAAAATTCCGGTACCATCCACGCAAAAGATCTCATCAGACCCGCCGCCAACCGATACCCCCCCACCGACAACCACAGCAATCTCTTCCATTCAGTTGCAGCGGTTGCAGGACTATGCAGACGCCATCAACGGCAGATTGATTCATCAGGGAAAATTATATTTTCCCGGAAGAAACGGACAAAAACAAGTTGAGCTGGATCTGTCTGCCACACCGGTGATTGAAACCAAAGAACCCCCAAAAACCGTTCTGATCGTCTCACATCCGTCACCACAAAATCCGCTTCAAAACAAGGCCGTGCGCCAGACGATTTCATCCTACTGGAAACACGTGAAAATCCAACCCATTGAAACGATTTTTCACAAACGGGTTCAGTTGAAGCCACAGCCGTCCTTTCAGGAACATCATTTGTCCAGAGAACAGATATTTCAGATTTTAACCCACGCGGGATACGACTATATCCCCGAAGAAACCATCCGGTTCCATGTGAATCAGATACCGGTTTCCGCCCGGCTGGATCGGGTAAAAATACCCAACCAGCCGGATCTGCTGCTCAATTTCGGCACGGTATACGGCCAGGGGATTGATGCCATTGAACAAATGGCATTTAAAATCGTCTCTTTTTCTTGGAAACAGGATCGCCAAAAACAGATACAACATCTGTTATCCGCACTGGGCTATCAGGTGTGGCACAATCCTTGTTTTACGTATCAGGGGACCGTGGAAACGCTGGCAGGTGTATATGGCGAACAATCATCGAACCGGGTGTTCGTCTCATCATCTCCGATAACACCGGTGATCCGGTCTTTTCTGGAAAGCCGCCAGATTCAACATATCTTTCTTCAACCATGA